The Labilibaculum sp. sequence ACTTGAGCTGAATAAATAAGTGTATCAGGATCTTGTACCACTCGTGTGCACCAAACAGGAATACGTTCTCCTTTTCCTCCCGGCCAATAAATCAGTAATTTATATAAATCAGCTTGTTTTAATGAAGCTAACGGTAGTTTCAACTCAAAATTACCATTGGCAATTCTTTCGAATTGATAGTTCGTTTGCTCTTGCCAGTTCGAAAATTCACCAATAAGATACATTTTATCGGCATTTGGAGCCCATTCCCGAATAATCCAGTTTTCAGAATCTTGATGGAGACCATAATAATGATGTCCATTGGCAAAGGCTGAAAGCGTAGTTTCTGTTAGTTCCTTTTCCTTTTGGAAAGCTGCATTTAATCTTTTTTGAATCACATATTGATAATCGTATAACATGGGATCCGAGTCAACTATTTTAAGATGTTTAATCATAAGCGGTATAAGAGTTCCGGATTAGGAAGTAAGTTGTTGGTGCAACAAGTTTAAAGATACAATTTATCTGATGTAATTATTTTAAAAAGGAGTGAAGTTTTTGAGATTTTTTCCTTGCTGATAAAGAGGTTGAGTTGTGTGAATGCAGCAGTCTTTGTCCAGCAGCAAATATTTCTGAAAATAGTTTATCTCCTCGTTAATTTCAATCTGTTTTCTTATCTTAATCGGATCAATTGATATATGTATATGTACGGGGGAGAAATATAATTATATGAGATCAGAGAAATTTCAAAATGAAGTTGATTTAAAGTACAAATTGTACAACAGTATATTTTTGACATTGCCATTGGATGGTATTCATAAAACGGGAATATTAATTCCCATTTTAAAAGAAGAATGCTCGAAGGGATTGGAGACAGGAAAATCACCGGTTGAAATATTCGAGGATTTTTTTGAGAAGCAAACCTCCTTTAAAACAGAGGAGGAAGAATTTGATTTCATGTTTCGGGTAATTCATTACATCGAAAGACAGGTGGTTTTGCTGGATGCCGTGGAGGATGCAGTCTTTGGCAAAATGAATGATTTAGATGGTGCCGGCAGTTTGAAAGCATTAAAGTCGAAGATCAAACAAACCGGTAAATGGGAGGATTTTAAAAATGATTTAGAGCATTTTGCTGTGCGGGTTGTGTTAACTGCTCATCCTACGCAATTTTATCCCAGCACTGTTCTTGCCATTATTAATGATTTGATAAAAGCCATTCAAAAAAGCGATTTACTTCAAATTAAGTTATTGCTTACCCAGTTGGGGAAAACACCGTTTTTTAAGAAGGAACGTCCTACGCCATATGATGAGGCAAAAAGTTTGAGCTGGTATCTTGAGAATATATTTTATCAGTCGGCTTCCGATTTGTATTCAGAATTGTTAAAAAGCGAAGACTTTTCTAATGAAAAGGTTGGTTCTGTAATCTCATTTGGTTTTTGGCCGGGAGGCGACCGTGATGGAAATCCTTATGTAAATACTGAAACAACACTGAAAGTTGCAGAAAGACTTCGGTATATTTTGTTTTTGAATTATTACAAAGATTTGAGACTTTTGCGCAGGCGCTTAAGCTTTAAGGGGGTGCATGAGTTAATTGTGAATTTGGAAGAAAGGGTTCTTACTGCTTTGAATGATAGTGATAAAAGTGCAGGAATCACTCTTGCTGAGATTACTGATTGTTTGAATAAAATTGAGAGAATATTAGTGGAGCAACACGATGGTTTCTTTCTCGATTTATTGAGGAAGTTTCAGAATAAAGTGAAACTGTTTGGTTCTCATTTTGCTAATATTGACATCCGGCAGGATAGTCGGATTATTGGTAAAGCTTTTGATGTTTTGTGTAAATCTTCTACCTTTTTAACGAATCAAATTGGCGATGTTTCTCTTGAAAGTTTATTTGAAGTAAAAGGATCGGTTAGCTATTTTAAAACAGAAGATGAGGTGAGCAGAGACACGATAAGTGTTTTTTCCACAATGAAAGAGATTCAGGAAAGAAATGGAGAATTGGCTTGTAATCGGTTTATCATCAGTAATTGCCAAACTTCGGTTGATGTGGCCCGGGTTTATGCTATGGCTAAGCTTTGTGCCTGGGAAGGTACTTTACCATTAGACATTGTACCACTATTCGAAACGATTGATGATTTGGAGAAAGCGGATGAAACAATGAGGAAATTGTTTGAAAATAAGGTGTACTATCAGCATTTAGTTTCGAGAGGAAAGAAGCAAACCATTATGCTTGGTTTTTCTGACGGGACCAAAGATGGTGGTTATTTTTCAGCAAATTGGAGTATTTATAAAGCAAAAGAAAACATTACACGATTGGCACGTGAAAAGGGAATTGTAGTTGTCTTTTTTGATGGGCGTGGGGGACCTCCGGCACGGGGAGGAGGGAACACACACAAATTTTATTCTTCTCTGGGAAATAATATCGAAAACCAGGAAATACAGGTAACCATTCAGGGTCAGACGATTAGTTCGAAGTTTGGAACCAAGGCATCGGCTAAATATTATCAGGAATTACTGATTACCGCCGGATTGGGAAACCGTTTGTTCGAGGATCAAAGCAAACAATTTTGTACAGAGGACAGAGAAATAATGGAGGCTCTCTCACAATACAGTTTGGAAGAGTATCAGCGATTTAAATCATCGGATAAGTTTGTGCCTTATTTAGAGAAAATGAGTGCCTTGAAATACTATGGAGAGGCAAAAATTGGAAGTCGCCCCAGCAAACGAAATGCATCATCCGAATTAAACTTTGAAGATTTACGGGCAATTCCTTTTGTAGGAGCCTGGAGTCAGATGAAGCAAAATGTACCTGGTTTTTTTGGTGTTGGAGCATCTATAAAAAGATTGAAAGAAGAAGGACGAATGGAAGGGTGTAAGAGTTTGTATACTAATTCTCTGTTTTTTAGAACTTTGGTTGAAAATAGCATGCAGTCAATAAGTAAATCTTATTTTTCATTGACTCAATACATGAAAAAAGATAAAGAATTTGGTGAATTTTGGAATTGGATTTATAAAGAATATCAATTGAGCATTGATATGTTGTTGGAAGTATCCGGACAAGAAGAGATTATGGAATTATCATTGGAATTAAAGGATTCTATTCATTTACGGGAAGAGATTGTATTGCCTTTGATATGTATTCAGCAATTTGCTCTGATGAAAATCCGGGAGATGGATTTATCTGGGAATATTGATCAAAATAAATATAACATACTGCAAAACTTGGTTATTCGATCACTTTATGGTAATATTAATGCCAGTAGAAATTCAGCATAAATAAGTTTAAGAAATATTACTCAATACTAACAATTTTCTAAGTAGAATATCGTTTTCTTTGTAATTGAGAAACGAATTAAAACAAAAAGAATCCCAATGAAGTTGTACAAAACATTATTTTCAACCGTCCTTTTCATCTTGTTTTCATTTGCAATATTTGCACAGACAACAGAAACTGCTGCCGAGGTAAAAACAGAAGTGAAGAAACAAGAAACAGCTAAGCAGGAGCTTACTGCTCCGAAAGTTGAGAAACCTGTCGTAAGAAAGCCTGTAAAAGCTTATCTTGATGAAGGAACCATTAAAGAGCAGTTTGATTATATGATGACAAAATCCAATCGGTATGAAGATTATAAAGTTGTTAAAATCAGCTCTTTAGAGAAGTTTCAATTGAATGTTACTGATTCGTTGAACTTTGTGAAAAAGAATTTGTTGGATACAAAATCTTTACTTGAAAATCAAAATGATGAAATTACTTCCCTAAAAAAAGAATTGCAAACAGTAAAAAATCAATTGGAAGAAACGATTAATTCAAAAGATAGTATGAACCTAATGGGAATGCAGCTTTCAAAATCAAGTTACAGCACCATTATGTGGGTTTTAATATTAGGATCGCTTGGGATTGCCGGATTGTGCTTCTTCTTATTTAAAAGAAGTAATATTGTAACAGTTGAAACCAAAGAAACATTGGAGGAGGTGCGTGAGGAATTCGATACTCATCGTAAAAATGCACTTGTGCGTGAGCAAAAATTGGCAAGAAAACTTCAGGATGAGGTGATAAAAAATAAGAATTTAGGTTTGTAATAATCTAATTTTATAGCAGTAAAAAGAGGATCGTCTGAATAGTCGATCCTCTTTTTTATAAGCCAGATAAATATAATAGTAAGTGTTTTAAATTGGTTTTTTATTGAAAAAACTTTTTAAAAAGAACATCACACCAACAAAAGATAAAATCACAAGAGACAGCCCAAATTTACAATAGAACCCACAGTAAAATTCATCCTGAGCTCCCAATTCAAAAGCTGACCATCCAAAGGCAATAAGTATTACATAGTCAATAAATATTATTGAGCTAAGGAGTAATAATATAAGGATCGCTTTTTTCATGATTCCTTCGCTTATTGTAAAGTTACAACCTAAGTTATGGATGTAATAATTACTTATTGTGAATGTTTTATCATATCTTTGTGATATATATTACATCATTATGTTACTACAACCTAACACTTCTGTTTTTTCGAATTGCGAAACTTGTATAGACAAATCTTGTGCTGTTCAAATGCTGTCTAACGATGACTTGTCTTTGTTAAGTGATAACTATCATGAAGCTTCATTTGAAAAGGGAGAAATCATATTGTCGGAGGGTTCTTTAGCGGATCATGTTGTATACTTAAGAAGTGGTCTTGTGAAAGAATATGGGAAAGGTGATCAGCATCAGGAATATATTCTGCAGCTTATTAAGCCTCATTCTTATTTGGGCTTACATTCTATCTTTAGCAACAGCATAACTCACTATTCTTACATGGCTTTAACCAATGTAACCGTTTGTTATATCAAGCTTTCTGTTTTTTCTTCGTTTATTAAAGAAAATGGAAGGTTTGGTTATGAGATATTGTCTTCGGTATGTAACGATAGTGTGAGGAATTACCATCGTTTTATTGATCAGCATCAAAAAAAGATTTTTGGCAAAGTTGCCGATGCTCTTTTGTATTTCTCAATTGTGATTTTTAATTCCCCTAATTTTGTTTTACCTCTTAGTCGTAAAGAAATTGCTTACATGATTGGCACCAGTCGAGAGAGTGTGTCGAAGCAGATTTGCGGTTTTGAATCTGACAAGATCATAAAGGTAAATGGTCGTTGTATTTCAATACTGGATATGGATAAATTAAAGCAGATTAGCCGTGTAGGGTAATTTGTTCCTTTTTTAATACCTATATGTAGGTATTTATCATCTCTTATTTTTTCCCCATCTTTAATTATTGAAAAGAGCACCAGCTTTCTGTTTTGGGCTTTTTTTGTTTTTATATTGCCTCTGAAAAAAGAGGCTGCGTTACTAATTTTGAATTTTATATGAATTGGCTAAAGAAAAACAGGGGATGGATTTTAGTTTGCATCATTGCGTTTGTGCCTTTGTTGAGCTTGTACGAATTGGCAAATTTTAATTTTGAGGATAACAGTTATGATTTTCTCATTTTTGATGATTACGAACTATCTCCCAAATTAGCTGAAAAAATGGATGTTGATGCAATACCAGGAATTAAATATGCCATTCATATAACAGGAGAATGGGCCATTCGTTTTCTAATTGCCATTTTAATGTGTACTCCTGTACGTATTCTTTTTGGGTGGACAAGTAATTTGCGAACTCGTCAGGCCATCGGCATATCAACAGGTGTTTATGTTCTTTTACATTTTACTTTTTTTATAAAGTACGAGGGATTCTTGGCCATTTTTAGTGAAGTAAAACTTGTGCCTGGATTCTTGGCTGGAATTATTGTTTTTGCATTAATGATTACATCCAATAAAAGATCAATGAGATTCCTGAAAAAGACTTGGAAAAAACTTCATAAATTGGCTTATGTAGCTGCTGGTTTGGTCGTTTTGCATGTAATTTTGCTTAAAGAAGACTGGCTTGTTTATTTTTGTTTATTGGGGTTGGGTTTTATAATTAGGTACAAACCAATACGTTCTCGTTTGGAGCAGTTACGGGCTAAAGATGCCAAAACTTTTGTTTAGATTTGTTATCAAACTAATTTTGTCGGTATTTTAATAGTAATATTTCCGTTTCATTTTATCTTGTTTCAAGTTAATTTTACAGCTTGTTGTCAAAAAAATTTAAGGTCAGGATATAACAACTGGTGTGTTGTGTTTTCTTTTAAAGTGATCTTCCAATTCTTGAAAGCCTTAATCTTAGGAAAAATTGCTATTTTCAGGTCTTCAAAACCCAACTAAATTTATTTCCCTATGAAATTATTGTTGAAAGCGAAGATAAAATATCTCTTTTTGCTCCTATTTGTTTTTTTACTGTCATGCTCACCTCATAATAAATCCACCAATTCAATTAGTGTTTTTGCAGCAACAAGTGTTACCGATGTGATGAATGAAATTGCCCAAGAGTTTAAGAAGGAGACAGGAATAAATGTTCGTTTGAATTTTGCATCATCGGGTATATTGGCCAGACAAATTGAAAGTGGTGCCGAGTTCGATTATTATGTTTCTGCAAGCAAGGACTGGATGGATTATTTGGATTCTTTACAATTGGTTGATCGAAATTCGATTACGAGCCTGGTTGAAAATAGAATGGTAGCTATTGTACCCATTGAGAATACGGATTTGTATCTGGATTCTGTTTCGATAGTTGATTTCCCCGATTTATTCAAAGGTCGAATTTCCATTGGCGATCCTGCTCATGTGCCTGCAGGTAAATATGCTATGCAAATCATGATCAATAATTCGTGGGAAAATAAACTTGCAAAACGAATATTGCCTGCTAAAGATGTCAGAGACGCACTTTTTATGGTTGAGATGGGTGAGGTGGAAATGGGAATGGTGTATTTATCAGATGCACAGAAATCTAAAAAAGTAAAAATGGTTTATGAGTTTGCAGTGAAAGACTGTGATCCGATGTTGTATTATGGTTCAGGTAAGGTTAAATCAGATAAAAATCTAAAGGCATTTATTTCTTTTTTAAACGAGGATAAAGCCAAATCTATTTGGAAAAAAAATGGTTTTAAAATAGACTAATTATGGAGCATTGGTTTGTATTCTCGGAAACAGAAATGAGTGCAATAGGCCTTTCTTTTAAAGTGGCTTTATGGTGTGCTGTTTTGGTTTTACCCATTGCTATTTTGATGGGCTGGTGGTTGGCCCGAAAAACTTTTCGGGGAAAATCTTTAATTGAAGGATTTATCAATTTACCCCTGGTTTTACCGCCGGTTGCTACAGGTTTTATTCTGTTGCTTTTATTAGGTACAAAAGGACTGATTGGCCAATGGTTGAATGAATTGTTCGGAATCAGGATCGCCTTTACTTATTATGCTGCAGTAATTGCTTCTATGATTGTTTCTTTTCCATTGGCTGTGCGTGCCATTCGTCTTTCCATTGAAATGGTGGATCCAGGATTTGAAGAAGCAGCGAAAACTTTGGGGGCAAGTACTTTTCAGAGTTTTGCAAGAGTGACTTTACCATTAGCTTTGCCTGGTATTATAAGTGGTTTTGTTCTTTCATTTGCAAGATCGTTAGGTGAATTTGGAGCCACCATTATATTCGCAGGAAATATTTCAGGCGAAACTCAAACCATTCCATTGGCTTTGTTCAATCAGATTCAAATGCCAGGAATGGAAAGTTCGGCATTTAGATTGCTTATGGTTGCAGTGCTTTTTTCTTTTTTGGCCATGGCTTTTTCCGAATATTTAGTGAAGAAATTACACAAGAGAAATTAAGCTTGATAAATTCTATTGTAAGAATTAGTTTTAATCGAAAAATCAGTTGTTTATGCACGCTTTGTCAGCACATTTAAAACGTAGTAAGGGTGATTTTTCTCTGGATATTGAAGTGGATTTTATTCAGGGAATTACTGGGATTTTTGGGCCGTCGGGAGCAGGTAAAACAACTTTAATGCATTTGTTGGTTGGTTTGGAGCATCCAGATGAAGGGTTCATGAAAATAGAAGATACTACTATGGTAGATACTTTTAAAAATATTTGGGAACCGCCCCGAAATCGCAAAGTTGGATATGTGTTTCAGGAAGGAAGATTGTTTCCGCACATGAATGTTCGGAAAAATTTACTTTTTGCAGCAAAATACATCCCGAAAGGGAAACAAGTAATAGAATTTGCGGAGATGGTTAATTTGCTGGAACTAAATAATTTGCTTGAGAAACGGCCTAAACAGTTATCAGGAGGTGAGAAGCAACGAGTGGCCATTGGGCGCGCTTTACTTAGTTCTCCCAAGCTTTTACTGATGGATGAACCCTTTTCATCCTTGGATGTGAAGTTACGCCGGCAGATTATTCCTTACCTGATTAAGATCAATCGAAAATTTAACATTCCAATGTTGGTGGTTAGTCACGATTTGCCTGATTTGTTGAGCTTAACACGGGAGTTGTTTTTGCTTAAAAATGGTCGCGTTGTGGGGCAGGGTAACTACCTTGATTTACTTGAGCAGGAAAATATGCTTGAACTAATGCGTGGTGCAGGTTTGATGAACGTTATACAATTTAAGGTTGAAGCTCACGGCAAGAAGAACGGATTGACCATTCTATCAAACAAATACGCAAGTGAAGAAATTAGTATTGAGAGGGAAATGGTTCTTGATTGTTGCCAAATTGGTGATGAAATAAATGTGTCGCTTCGTCCTGAGGATATTGCTTTAACATTGGCGAAAATTCCAAATATCTCTATTCGGAATCAGTTGCCGGGAACGATAGTAAAGGTGATTCAAAAAGAGAACCGCAACTACTGTCTTGTTGATGTCGGCTTTAAATTATTGGTTTCGATAACTCATGCTTCCCTTTTAAAAATGGAACTTTCCGAAGGGAAAAAAGTGTGGTGTTTATTTAAATCAATGGCCTTGCAAACAAATTTTTAGAGTAATTTATGAATCGATCCTTTTTGAAGACATCCGTAAAAATTTATTTTTAATTGCCTAATTCTCACTGGTACTTCCTGCAAAGCGGTCTTAACATTCCCTCTAATCCGTTTAGTTTTATTTCGTACATGGATGCAAGCATTTCGCCTAATTTTCCAGGAGGAAAACCTTTTTGCCGGTACCAAACCAAATAAGGCTCGGGAATATCAATCAGATATCTTCCTTTGTATTTCCCATAGGGCATTCTCATTCGAATTAATTTAATTAACTCTTCATTCATAAAATCCCCATCTATATTTTCCATATCGTTTTGTAAATTGTTCTGCACAAAGATATTTTAGAATTTAATATTATTGGGAAATAAAGACTGAAATTTACTGTTGGCATTCTGTTTAATTTTTCCATAACTTTACTTAAGGAGTAATAAATAGATAGAGATGAATGCAATAGAAAATCAACATGTAAATCTGAATATTTTGTCGAAATGGCAGGAGAAAATAGATCTACTGGAGGATTTGTTGAAAGTATCAGCAATTCTGATTATGAAACTGCATCCTCATGAACTGGAAGTATTAGTTCGTTCCCGAAACGAGAATAACCCATATTTGATCGGAGATAGGGGAGAGCTAAATATTGGTTCCTACTGTGATTCGGTTGTTGCGGGCAAAACTAAAGTTCAAATTAAAGATGCATCAATGGATGATTACTGGCAGGATAAATTAAAGTATAACAGCGGAATGTGCTGTTATCTTGGTTTGCCAATTTTCTATCCTAATGAGGAATTATTCGGAACACTTTGTGTGTTAAATAAGGAGCGCAGAGAATTTGATGATCTGGATCAAAAATTAGTGGATCATTTCAAGAAAAGTATTGAATCAGATTTGATCATAGATGAGCAGAATGAAATTATCCGGAATGCATCAATTTATTAACCGGGAACTACTCGGCAAAACCGCCTCCAATAAGTTTATCACCAATATAGAATGCCACGGGTTGTCCGGGTGCAATAGCCCAAGCCGGATCTTCTAATTTCACCTCAAGTTCAGTGTTATTGTTAATTTTAATACAGCTGTATTTTTGCGGATTTCGGCCCAAACCCCGCACAATAGTTCTAATATTTGGTAAATTACTATCCTCAATATCATTAAAATAATAATTGGAAACCTTTAAACTCATTTTATTCAGATCATCTTTCTTTTCGAGGATAAGTGTGTTGGTATCGGCATCGATCCGGCTCACCATCAAACCTGATTTTTCTTTTAGTTCCAGACCTCGTTTCTGACCGATTGTGTAGTAGGGATATCCATCGTGCCAGCCCAAATGATTGCCTTTGGTATCGGTTAGCTTTCCACGGCCTATCTTTTGATCCAAATCAGGAATCATCTCTTTTAAAAAATCGCGGTAATCCATGCGGTCCATAAAACAGATGCCCATGCTTTCTTTCTTTTTTGCTACTTCTTCAAAACCAAAATTCCTGGCTATTTCCCGAACTTCTGTCTTGGTATATTTTCCAAGAGGAGTAAGTGTTCTCGACAAAATATCCTGGCCCAAATTCCATAGAAAATAGGATTGATCTTTTGCAGGATCTTTGCCTTTGCAGATATAATATCCATTGGTTTCTTTGCAAATCCGAATGTAATGACCGGTAGCAATTAATTCACAATCCAGTTCGTTTGCCTTTTCCAGAAGCAGTTTCCATTTTAACCGGGGGTTGCACTGAATACAAGGACTGGGAGTTCGTCCTGCCATATATTCATCCAAAAAGAATTGAATAATGGTATCGCGAAATTCTTTGCGGGCATCAATCACATGATGTTCGAGGCCTAATTGTTGCGCCAATTTTTGAGCTTCAATAATAAAATCGGGTAGAGAATCAGAAGGATCAAAGGAATTATCTGCACCAAAAAACCAAATAGATACACCAATAACATGGTAGCCTTGTTCCTTTAGCATCATTGCAGCAACTGACGAATCGGTTCCTCCGCTCATTCCCAATACCACCCTGGCTTTTTTATCCATCTCCTCGTTCATATAATTCTCCATTTTGTAGTTGTTTGCAAAAATATCTCTTTAAAAGCGGATAACAAAATTAGTCTTGTCGGGTGAATCATAATGATTATCGAAAAAATAGGAGGATTTTGTTGGTTTTTTCTAATTTTGGGGCGAATAAAAACAAATAGTATTAACAACAAATCGCATAAAATGAATATTAAAAGATTGTCAGGTGGAATTCTGAGCGCAGGTTTGGCTCTTTCCATTATGGTAGGTTGTGCTGAAAAAGCACCCAAAGGTGCTGGAGTACTAAAAAAAGAAGACATGAACCTGACTGTAAATCCAGGTGATGATTTTTTTGAATATGCCAATGGTACTTGGATGAAAAATACTCCGATTCCTGCGGATAGAAGCCGATATGGTGCCTTCGATATTTTAGGAGAAAGTGCTAATGGTGCTGTACATGATTTGTTGGAAGAGGCAGCAAAAACAGAAAATGCCGAAGCAGGAAGCAATCTGAAAAAGATTCAGGATTTTTACGCTACAGGTATGGATGTTGAAAAAATTAATTCTGTTGGTATAAAGCCATTGTTGCCCGAATTTGAAAGAATTGCAGCAATTTCGAATCCGGTTGATTTGCGTCATACTTTGGTTCACCTGCATAAAATGGGAATAAGTGCTTTGTTTGGTGCCGGCGTTGAACAAGATATGAAGAACA is a genomic window containing:
- the modC gene encoding molybdenum ABC transporter ATP-binding protein; this translates as MHALSAHLKRSKGDFSLDIEVDFIQGITGIFGPSGAGKTTLMHLLVGLEHPDEGFMKIEDTTMVDTFKNIWEPPRNRKVGYVFQEGRLFPHMNVRKNLLFAAKYIPKGKQVIEFAEMVNLLELNNLLEKRPKQLSGGEKQRVAIGRALLSSPKLLLMDEPFSSLDVKLRRQIIPYLIKINRKFNIPMLVVSHDLPDLLSLTRELFLLKNGRVVGQGNYLDLLEQENMLELMRGAGLMNVIQFKVEAHGKKNGLTILSNKYASEEISIEREMVLDCCQIGDEINVSLRPEDIALTLAKIPNISIRNQLPGTIVKVIQKENRNYCLVDVGFKLLVSITHASLLKMELSEGKKVWCLFKSMALQTNF
- a CDS encoding ferric reductase-like transmembrane domain-containing protein, with translation MNWLKKNRGWILVCIIAFVPLLSLYELANFNFEDNSYDFLIFDDYELSPKLAEKMDVDAIPGIKYAIHITGEWAIRFLIAILMCTPVRILFGWTSNLRTRQAIGISTGVYVLLHFTFFIKYEGFLAIFSEVKLVPGFLAGIIVFALMITSNKRSMRFLKKTWKKLHKLAYVAAGLVVLHVILLKEDWLVYFCLLGLGFIIRYKPIRSRLEQLRAKDAKTFV
- the modA gene encoding molybdate ABC transporter substrate-binding protein, producing the protein MKLLLKAKIKYLFLLLFVFLLSCSPHNKSTNSISVFAATSVTDVMNEIAQEFKKETGINVRLNFASSGILARQIESGAEFDYYVSASKDWMDYLDSLQLVDRNSITSLVENRMVAIVPIENTDLYLDSVSIVDFPDLFKGRISIGDPAHVPAGKYAMQIMINNSWENKLAKRILPAKDVRDALFMVEMGEVEMGMVYLSDAQKSKKVKMVYEFAVKDCDPMLYYGSGKVKSDKNLKAFISFLNEDKAKSIWKKNGFKID
- the modB gene encoding molybdate ABC transporter permease subunit → MEHWFVFSETEMSAIGLSFKVALWCAVLVLPIAILMGWWLARKTFRGKSLIEGFINLPLVLPPVATGFILLLLLGTKGLIGQWLNELFGIRIAFTYYAAVIASMIVSFPLAVRAIRLSIEMVDPGFEEAAKTLGASTFQSFARVTLPLALPGIISGFVLSFARSLGEFGATIIFAGNISGETQTIPLALFNQIQMPGMESSAFRLLMVAVLFSFLAMAFSEYLVKKLHKRN
- a CDS encoding Crp/Fnr family transcriptional regulator, with product MLLQPNTSVFSNCETCIDKSCAVQMLSNDDLSLLSDNYHEASFEKGEIILSEGSLADHVVYLRSGLVKEYGKGDQHQEYILQLIKPHSYLGLHSIFSNSITHYSYMALTNVTVCYIKLSVFSSFIKENGRFGYEILSSVCNDSVRNYHRFIDQHQKKIFGKVADALLYFSIVIFNSPNFVLPLSRKEIAYMIGTSRESVSKQICGFESDKIIKVNGRCISILDMDKLKQISRVG
- a CDS encoding phosphoenolpyruvate carboxylase, encoding MRSEKFQNEVDLKYKLYNSIFLTLPLDGIHKTGILIPILKEECSKGLETGKSPVEIFEDFFEKQTSFKTEEEEFDFMFRVIHYIERQVVLLDAVEDAVFGKMNDLDGAGSLKALKSKIKQTGKWEDFKNDLEHFAVRVVLTAHPTQFYPSTVLAIINDLIKAIQKSDLLQIKLLLTQLGKTPFFKKERPTPYDEAKSLSWYLENIFYQSASDLYSELLKSEDFSNEKVGSVISFGFWPGGDRDGNPYVNTETTLKVAERLRYILFLNYYKDLRLLRRRLSFKGVHELIVNLEERVLTALNDSDKSAGITLAEITDCLNKIERILVEQHDGFFLDLLRKFQNKVKLFGSHFANIDIRQDSRIIGKAFDVLCKSSTFLTNQIGDVSLESLFEVKGSVSYFKTEDEVSRDTISVFSTMKEIQERNGELACNRFIISNCQTSVDVARVYAMAKLCAWEGTLPLDIVPLFETIDDLEKADETMRKLFENKVYYQHLVSRGKKQTIMLGFSDGTKDGGYFSANWSIYKAKENITRLAREKGIVVVFFDGRGGPPARGGGNTHKFYSSLGNNIENQEIQVTIQGQTISSKFGTKASAKYYQELLITAGLGNRLFEDQSKQFCTEDREIMEALSQYSLEEYQRFKSSDKFVPYLEKMSALKYYGEAKIGSRPSKRNASSELNFEDLRAIPFVGAWSQMKQNVPGFFGVGASIKRLKEEGRMEGCKSLYTNSLFFRTLVENSMQSISKSYFSLTQYMKKDKEFGEFWNWIYKEYQLSIDMLLEVSGQEEIMELSLELKDSIHLREEIVLPLICIQQFALMKIREMDLSGNIDQNKYNILQNLVIRSLYGNINASRNSA
- a CDS encoding GAF domain-containing protein translates to MNAIENQHVNLNILSKWQEKIDLLEDLLKVSAILIMKLHPHELEVLVRSRNENNPYLIGDRGELNIGSYCDSVVAGKTKVQIKDASMDDYWQDKLKYNSGMCCYLGLPIFYPNEELFGTLCVLNKERREFDDLDQKLVDHFKKSIESDLIIDEQNEIIRNASIY
- the mnmA gene encoding tRNA 2-thiouridine(34) synthase MnmA, with the translated sequence MENYMNEEMDKKARVVLGMSGGTDSSVAAMMLKEQGYHVIGVSIWFFGADNSFDPSDSLPDFIIEAQKLAQQLGLEHHVIDARKEFRDTIIQFFLDEYMAGRTPSPCIQCNPRLKWKLLLEKANELDCELIATGHYIRICKETNGYYICKGKDPAKDQSYFLWNLGQDILSRTLTPLGKYTKTEVREIARNFGFEEVAKKKESMGICFMDRMDYRDFLKEMIPDLDQKIGRGKLTDTKGNHLGWHDGYPYYTIGQKRGLELKEKSGLMVSRIDADTNTLILEKKDDLNKMSLKVSNYYFNDIEDSNLPNIRTIVRGLGRNPQKYSCIKINNNTELEVKLEDPAWAIAPGQPVAFYIGDKLIGGGFAE
- a CDS encoding DUF3820 family protein — its product is MENIDGDFMNEELIKLIRMRMPYGKYKGRYLIDIPEPYLVWYRQKGFPPGKLGEMLASMYEIKLNGLEGMLRPLCRKYQ